In Stegostoma tigrinum isolate sSteTig4 chromosome 35, sSteTig4.hap1, whole genome shotgun sequence, one genomic interval encodes:
- the LOC125447615 gene encoding sphingosine 1-phosphate receptor 1-like, whose product MDVAHAAVDTSVSARFSEYYNNETVVLHYNYTGKLSPSRYQTGLKVHTIVFLIVCLFIIFENLLVLIAIWKNSKFHKPMYYLLANLTLSDMLAGAAYMVNILLSGANTLKLTPILWFLREGGVFITLTASVFSLLAIAVERHVTMVRMQLYNTDKKWRIRFFVAADWTISVFLGSLPIMGWNCIGNLSECSTVLPLYSKKYILVCILIFVSILFAIVILYVRIYRLVKCNNPMEGTSRSMVSRRCQKYMALLKTVTIVVGTFIACWLPLFIVLLLDVSCTAGTCRILYKADYFLGLAMINSALNPIIYTLTSRDMRRAIVRLLCLTKEGEQAKCCGILVSECSSSQIDRSSHRHEPLHTTLSSGSGPQSPTRTSVA is encoded by the coding sequence ATGGATGTGGCACACGCAGCAGTTGACACCTCAGTGAGCGCCAGGTTCAGTGAATACTACAACAATGAGACGGTTGTCTTGCACTATAATTACACTGGGAAACTGAGTCCGAGCCGATACCAGACGGGGTTGAAGGTTCACACGATCGTGTTTCTAATAGTTTGTCTTTTTATAATATTTGAGAACTTACTGGTTCTCATCGCCATCTGGAAGAATAGCAAGTTCCACAAGCCCATGTACTACTTGCTGGCCAACCTGACTCTATCTGACATGCTGGCAGGAGCCGCTTACATGGTCAACATCCTGCTGTCCGGTGCCAACACACTGAAGCTGACCCCGATCCTGTGGTTCTTGAGAGAGGGGGGCGTTTTCATCACACTCACAGCCTCCGTCTTCAGTCTCCTGGCCATCGCGGTGGAAAGGCATGTTACCATGGTGAGAATGCAACTGTACAATACAGATAAGAAGTGGCGGATACGCTTCTTTGTGGCTGCAGACTGGACTATCTCGGTGTTCCTCGGAAGTCTCCCAATCATGGGGTGGAATTGTATTGGGAACTTGTCAGAATGCTCCACAGTGCTGCCACTGTACTCCAAGAAATATATTCTAGTTTGCATCTTGATCTTTGTATCAATCTTGTTTGCAATCGTTATATTATACGTTCGGATTTATCGTTTAGTGAAATGCAACAATCCTATGGAAGGCACATCGAGAAGCATGGTGTCCAGAAGGTGTCAGAAATATATGGCGTTACTCAAAACTGTTACCATTGTGGTGGGCACCTTCATCGCCTGCTGGTTGCCGCTGTTCATCGTGCTGCTTCTGGATGTTTCATGCACAGCAGGGACTTGCAGGATTCTTTATAAGGCTGATTATTTCCTGGGGCTAGCCATGATTAATTCAGCACTGAATCCCATCATTTACACTCTGACCAGCAGAGACATGCGCCGGGCTATCGTGCGCCTGTTGTGCCTGACCAAAGAAGGAGAACAGGCTAAGTGCTGCGGGATCTTGGTCTCTGAATGCAGCAGCAGTCAGATAGACAGGTCATCTCACAGACATGAGCCCCTCCATACAACTCTGTCCTCTGGCAGCGGACCTCAATCACCTACTAGGACCTCAGTCGCCTGA